A portion of the Lolium rigidum isolate FL_2022 chromosome 1, APGP_CSIRO_Lrig_0.1, whole genome shotgun sequence genome contains these proteins:
- the LOC124682157 gene encoding protein SOB FIVE-LIKE 4-like, translated as MESSHITGDDGEGCNSCESGWTMYLASPMQGDDDDGAKGSGSDGSNVDDGYGYRYIVHGRKGGKEYHDDGDDNDSLASDASTGPAKDKVQPSSPDGKEAPGHRKYGAAADDDKDDEKPEEEDDTRTRFSTSSRKKAASKTEKGGEGKSSKRGHGKKGSSSRTSFFW; from the coding sequence ATGGAATCCTCCCATATCACTGGGGATGATGGCGAGGGCTGCAACAGCTGCGAGTCCGGGTGGACAATGTACCTGGCCTCCCCCATGCAAGGCGATGACGACGATGGCGCCAAGGGAAGTGGCAGCGATGGGAGCAATGTCGATGATGGCTATGGCTACAGGTACATCGTCCATGGCAGGAAAGGAGGCAAGGAGTaccatgatgatggcgatgacaaCGACTCCCTCGCCTCCGATGCTTCCACTGGACCAGCCAAGGACAAGGTGCAGCCCTCCTCGCCTGACGGCAAAGAAGCCCCGGGCCATCGAAAGTAcggtgccgccgccgacgacgacaaggacgacgagaagccagaggaggaagatgacacGCGCACCAGGTTCTCGACGAGCTCCCGAAAGAAAGCCGCTAGCAAGACGGAGAAAGGCGGCGAGGGGAAGTCATCCAAGCGTGGCCATGGCAAGAAGGGAAGCTCCTCAAGGACAAGCTTCTTTTGGTAA